A single region of the Vicia villosa cultivar HV-30 ecotype Madison, WI linkage group LG4, Vvil1.0, whole genome shotgun sequence genome encodes:
- the LOC131598482 gene encoding uncharacterized protein LOC131598482, which translates to MDVEPKRTELDCFVWPLNGSEVYTVKDYYNLLIMENSEGVEDSRSKEAWAMVWKSWMPSKVKKIAWRLLKDRLATRAQLAKRGIIADANDCLCVFGCNVLEDRKHLFISCFLAAGVWRKIHQWLGSDCQLKPDCCDDFMQLVGVLHRRASPRRVGVIWVSVCWCIWKHRNEIVFNNGVCDVEEIIHNVKMHSWWWLAIGSKKKVNCNFFEWFQCPLEYL; encoded by the coding sequence ATGGACGTGGAACCAAAGAGGACTGAATTAGATTGCTTTGTTTGGCCATTAAACGGTTCGGAAGTTTATACCGTAAAGgattattacaacttgttgattaTGGAAAATTCTGAAGGGGTGGAAGACTCTAGGAGCAAAGAAGCCTGGGCTATGGTTTGGAAATCGTGGATGCCGTCAAAGGTAAAAAAAATTGCTTGGCGGTTACTCAAGGATCGGTTAGCAACAAGGGCACAGTTGGCTAAGAGAGGCATCATAGCAGATGCTAACGATTGCCTGTGCGTCTTCGGCTGCAATGTTCTGGAGGATAGAAAACATCTGTTTATTTCGTGTTTCCTAGCTGCAGGGGTGTGGAGAAAGATTCACCAATGGCTCGGATCTGATTGTCAATTAAAACCTGACTGTTGTGACGATTTTATGCAGCTCGTGGGGGTGCTACATAGAAGGGCATCTCCAAGAAGAGTGGGAGTAATCTGGGTGTCGGTGTGCTGGTGTATATGGAAACACCGTAACGAAATCGTATTCAACAATGGTGTATGCGACGTAGAAGAAATTATCCATAATGTAAAAATGCACTCTTGGTGGTGGTTAGCAATAGGGAGCAAAAAGAAGGTTAATTGTAATTTCTTTGAATGGTTTCAATGTCCCTTAGAATACTTGTAG